A single Pan troglodytes isolate AG18354 chromosome X, NHGRI_mPanTro3-v2.0_pri, whole genome shotgun sequence DNA region contains:
- the LOC751056 gene encoding CD99 antigen-like isoform X1, producing MPFVMEEIVSSSLKSPLLLTCLLSPSYYHLQETYLLRMINGTCLHSGNLGNDRAPPNSPKLKPNANPEQPGFIGDDFDLADALHDKGNYEPAPLNPPKPKPNPNPKQPDSTGDDFDFTDVSSW from the exons ATGCCTTTCGTGATGGAGGAAATAGTGAGTAGCTCTTTAAAGTCTCCTCTCTTGCTAACTTGCTTATTATCACCCAGTTATTATCATTTGCAGGAGACTTACCTCTTGAGAATGATCAATGGAACTTGTTTGCACAGTGGAAACCTAGGGA ATGACCGAGCACCTCCTAATTCACCCAAGCTGAAGCCAAATGCGAACCCTGAGCAGCCTGGATTCATCG GGGATGACTTTGACTTAGCAGATGCCTTACATGACAAAGGAAACT ACGAGCCAGCACCACTGAACCCACCCAAACCAAAGCCAAATCCAAACCCCAAGCAGCCTGATTCCACCG GGGATGACTTTGATTTCACAGATGTTTCTTCATGGTGA
- the LOC751056 gene encoding CD99 antigen-like isoform X2, which yields MINGTCLHSGNLGNDRAPPNSPKLKPNANPEQPGFIGDDFDLADALHDKGNYEPAPLNPPKPKPNPNPKQPDSTGDDFDFTDVSSW from the exons ATGATCAATGGAACTTGTTTGCACAGTGGAAACCTAGGGA ATGACCGAGCACCTCCTAATTCACCCAAGCTGAAGCCAAATGCGAACCCTGAGCAGCCTGGATTCATCG GGGATGACTTTGACTTAGCAGATGCCTTACATGACAAAGGAAACT ACGAGCCAGCACCACTGAACCCACCCAAACCAAAGCCAAATCCAAACCCCAAGCAGCCTGATTCCACCG GGGATGACTTTGATTTCACAGATGTTTCTTCATGGTGA